Below is a window of Flavobacteriales bacterium DNA.
AGCAGTCATTTTCTCAGTTATTATTGGTTTTATTAAAATACTCATCGTCTTAACTTAAAGTGTTTTCAATTTCTTTGACTGAACTCTCCACCATTAAAATATTACCTGCATTCATAATTTGATACGTATTCAAATTAGCAGATGTGGCAACATTTGTTCTATCTAAATTTCTAGCAGATAAATAGATATTTTGATTTGGCTCATTTAATATTAGTAGGGTTTTTTTACCGCTTAACTCTAAATTAGCTAATATCTCAAGATATTGCTTTGTCTTAGGAGCATCGAAGTTAAAGTCTTCTAATACCGTAATATTTTTATCTTTTGCCATTAGAGTAAGTGCTGAAGCACGTGCCACTCTTTTGACCTTTTTATTTAATTTAAAACCATAATCTCTTGGCTGTGGTCCAAAAACGCGACCACCACTTCTAAATAATGGATTC
It encodes the following:
- the rplD gene encoding 50S ribosomal protein L4, translating into MELAVYNISGKKTSKKVKLNKKVFGVEPNNHAIYLDVKQYLANQRQGTHKSKERGEITGSTRKIKKQKGTGTARAGSIKNPLFRSGGRVFGPQPRDYGFKLNKKVKRVARASALTLMAKDKNITVLEDFNFDAPKTKQYLEILANLELSGKKTLLILNEPNQNIYLSARNLDRTNVATSANLNTYQIMNAGNILMVESSVKEIENTLS